In the Rhododendron vialii isolate Sample 1 chromosome 2a, ASM3025357v1 genome, AGTGCCATCCATGACCATACCAAATTGTTCTTTGCCAGGGATGGTAATCTTATCCGAACTGACGGATATCCGAAACGACCAGCACTGATTGAGGCAATTTTTACCTTATTTTTTACCCGTGGTTTTGATTACTAGTTTGAAAAAAACGGTGGGTTTAAGTTTGGGGTCAGTACCCAGACAATGATAGTATAAGTTGAAATAAAATGCCCTCGTGATTTTTTACCTGTGGTTGTACGCCGGTTTGGACCGACTCAATCGCATAAATCGGGCTCACTATCTTTTCGTGCATTATGGTTAGTGTGTGCTTCTTATGGGTCCTTAAACCCCTAACAAGTGGGCAAAAAACCATAGTACAAAGGCATACCAGAAGATTTCTTGGCAGAAACAAGAGGAGATATGCATACCTGGTAGTATTTGAGCAACTGAGGCCTTTTCTTCTTGAATGTTGGGGTGAGAAGGTCGCGATCCATGTTGAATGGCACCGGGTCGAGATGAACAGCTTTTATGAACTCAAAACCTTTCAACTGTGAAGCATATAAAACATTTCTTAGGAAACTCCTGCGTCTATACGCCATTTCCACCCCTCCGATCAACCCcaaaagatgtaaaaaaaaaaaaatttgaaaaagaaaacatcaaCACATGACCTGTAAAACGAGACAGGTACTTAAAAGTAACTGAACAGTGAAGGAATCAAACCTTCTTTTCTCTTGCAACTTTTGCTAGCTCTCCGAGTACGTAAGCTTTTGCCCTGGGATTTTCACAGAGGGAATTGAAATCCCTAGTAGGAATACCATTTTCTTCAGCCCAACGTTCCAGTGCTGCTTTATTCGGGTTAAGAACAGCAATAAGGAAAGACTCGAAACTGTTCCCGTATACCCATATCTGAAATTGAAATGCATGCAGGATCAAACACAAGCTGATGTTTCATTAGGCAAACAAAATAGTCAAATGATCAAGTTACCAATCTGAATGGCCAGAAGTACATCTATAGATGAGTCATGACCGTTCCTAAGACACTGCAAACATtgtgtccaatcgcaaacgactTGGAAAAATACTTAAAACGCCATCGTATACAACGGAATAACACCAACATCTTATGAAGGTCACAACCTGTAGCAAACTAGCAAATAAGAAAAATTCTATTCCCGCAACCCCACAAATAGAAAGTTTTGagtctcagttcatctgtatACTTACACCAATATGCTTCATTTTGCGTAGCGACAAAAAAATCTAAGATATCGAAAGGACCTACGTATTTGTTTCCTCATTGTTAGAATggtatttttctatttttccttttttgccctTTCAAAGTCTACCTGCCATAAGTGTTATCGATTAAGGTTTCATCCTTTCTCATTTTGAATGGTTTTATCTTCTATACTTCCTGCGTGTGCATGCTTGGAGGAGCAAGGAACTAGAGGTGAGTTCTCGACCTTCATGCTGAAAGAGAGATGCACCAAGTATTAGCCGAATATTTACACATCCTTGATTCCGATCAGCACGCATCCTAACACGTTGAATCTCTAGTGCCACAGTGAAAAAACAAACTATGACCTGAAGATGAAAAGATGCACATAATAGCAAACAATAACTTGAGATTGTAGGCTATTGTTGTCTTTGACATGATTATTATGGACGAGTGAGATTTCAGGCTcactctgttttctttttttaccccCATCTCTTTCCGATTTCCATAATCTCCAGATTACAAGTTACGGAGTACTTAATTCAGAAACAGAGGAAGAAAACTTTTTGTCATAAGCTTAGTTAGCCAAAGAAGGAAACTTCAGATTACGATACCATTCTCTTTCAGTTTCGGAGATTTTTTCCCGGGATGTTATTACTGGACAGTCATATTTTGATGGAAAATGACATAATCGGAGAGACCTACCGAGTCAATACCAGGGACACCACCATAAACACTCTCCAACTTTTCAACAGCAACATATTCTCCTTGTGCAAGTTTGAAAATGTTCTTCTTCCGGTCAATAATTTTCATGCTCCCGTCTGGTTGCCATTCTCCGACATCCCCTGATGGAAAAACTTGTTAGGAACATACGAAGAAAAGAACAGAGAGAAAATCGTAAGCAATTTATGAATTACAGCCCCTAAGTAAATTCCATGAGAGACGGGTATAGGCAAACCTGTATGGAACCATCCATCAACCAGGACCTCTTTTGTGAGGTCTTCGCGTTTATAGTACCCTGAGAACACTGTCTCGCCCTTCATACAGATTTCTCCGCGCGGTGTGCTTGCAAGGGCATCGTATCCCATCTCAAAGACAGATTCTAGGCGTACTTCCACATTGGGCACTGGAGAACCCACTGTACCAGTCATATTCATCACATCTGGTGTTGCGAGAAATGATCCCGCGCAGGTTTCTGTCAGACCTACATCAcagaaacaaaatgaatgaaACATAAACCCATTAATTCGTTGTATGACACCAGATCAtagtctcctttttctttttctttttctttttctcaagtaCCCCAATCTGATACATCTCTGGCAAAGGTTTTCAACAAGGACCAAGGTTAGAATGCTCATTCAATTTGCAACCACCCTAAGTGTTGGGCAATCTTCATGCCTCGTGCAGAGAATCCGAGGTGGAACTCTATAACCAATTAAAATCCATAAGAAATCCTAAAGAAATGTGAAATCGAGCTGAGTAGCATTCTGATAAGTGATGAGCTTAATGGATTACCAAATGGAAGAAATTATCATCATTCATCACGCTTCTCCTTACTTAAGGCTGTATCTTATTGTACCATCACATCAAACCACAAGTATAATATCAAAGCATTCACCTTGAACGCTAATAAGGCCACTACACTTCCCTAATTTTCTAGAAAGTCTCGCGGTGGAATAAATTACAGAAGTCACTGAATGTTGTTAACAGGAAAACCACTCTAATTGATAAAGCACGGGTGTGTTACACTGCACGCTATTTTACCATGTCCAGGAACTAAATACTCGGCATCATCTTCCAATCTTATTACAGTTCGTCAATCAAGTACCAATGAAGTTAAAAGAAAGATGCCTTCACTGAAAAGGGTGACACAACTCTAATACACTCTGGCGTTTAAGCAACAATGAAACATATAACTGCTCAAATGGGTGGGCAAGAAAAAACCCCAGTTTCAAGGGAAATTAGGTGAACTGTATCTCAATAGATTtatctccccccccccccccaaaaaaaaaaaaaaaaactgtatctCAATGCCAATAAAACAAGCAAAACAATTGAAACGTGAATAGGTATGTGTTAATATCCAAGGAGCATAGTGCATACCATATCCTTGAATAACATATGCACAACTCGTGACTCGGAAAAAGGTTTCTACATGCCTAGCGAGGGGTGCAGCTCCGCATATAATAAGCCGTACATTCCCCCCTAGTGCTTGCTTTACCTGAGGATAATAAACAGGAAAAAATGAGTTCTATTTATGGACAAAAATAAACAGTaaaagagagggaggggggggttGTGGAAGATGTAGAAGCTCCCACATGTATACGTATACTACCTTACTGAAAAcgattttgtcaaaatttgggGCTGCCTCCGTATGTTTCATCCCCTTCTTCATACGGTCAAGTTTGCTGCAGCATTTTTGAAGTGCAGATAAAGATTAGATTAGATGGTAGAAAACCACAATGACTTAGCTTAACCTGCGTTAGCCAACAACTGAGAAGAAAAATCTGAAGTTCCCACCTATACGAATGATGGAGGACATGATGCTTCAAATATGAGTAATGAAGTAAAAGGTGGTGATCTTGGagggcaatttcaagcttaagcAAGTACaatgagagagaagaacaaATGCATGTATGCCAAAGAAAATTAGGAAAGTGAAGTTCCGCAAGGACAAAGGACCAAAATTTTGGAAGCATTAATGTCTAGTACAATCTGTTGCATTAGTGGTTGCGAAGATgtcgtttgaccaaaaaaaagaagatgtcCTTCAAGAAGCGAAAAGAGGCTTCAGCTGAGAGGGTTGAATAATAAAAAGTAACTTAGGGAGTCTCATTTCTGAATTGTGACTCCAAAAATGTCCTCATTGCTCTGCATTTCCCTTCTAATAAAAGGTGTGACGTGTGGAGGAGAACTTACCTTCTGTATGCGATGTCAAACAAAGAACGCTTAACGAGACTCCCAGAAGAAATCTTGTTTTTCAAACCTGAAAATGAGGAAGTGAATTATACGGTGACATGCAATGCAAGTAACATTCGGGGGACTAAACTGTGTGGGCTATATAATTGCCCCATAACATAGGATTATCATGAGCCGACAGAATGAACAACTTTGACTTTACAATCTTTGTTGTCCTGGATTGAGAATTTAACGCTGTCATGGAACACTCCACAATCAAAAAATAAGCAGACCcaacaatttgatttttcttttttagattttcttggatCAGAAGATAATTTTGAGCtaaaagatggaaaaaaaattgtagatcACTTATGCCAACTCTTTCACTGCAATTAGTTGATTACTGTATGGTGATCAAAACCACTGCAAATGTATAGATCCACAGTATTTATGAAGCGCACAAGGATTAGAGAATTCAACATTGTGTATCAGGCGAATAATAATGCATACCTGTATAAATCATGTCCAATACTCTGGGAACAGCACAAAAAATAGAAGGTTTCAGCGCACCAAGATCTTCAGTCAATAGCTTGACATCCTAAAAGATGAAACGGACGACAATTGTTATCTCTCACTCTtttgtgaaaagaaaagaaatttgtcATCTTACCCCACGCCAGAATCCTATTGAGCCGCCATGACGGATAAGAATCTCCTCAATCACACGATCAAATATATGTGCCAGAGGAagatatgaaaaataaacatCCTTTTCGTTGAACTGAAAGATTCCAAAAACAAGTACAAGAAATTTCACATAAAAGAAGAATAAATTGGTCGATCAATTGAAAGCCCATGGTTTGTCTACACATGGTGACGGAGGATATAAATCTTCAAGCCAACATTACCGGTTCATTCACATTCTCTTGCAGCACACGGTTCATCCCAACAACAACATTTATAATGCTATTATTGGTGATCATAACACCCTTCGGGTCACCAGTGGTGCCACTGGTATACATTATTGTACAAATATCAGATTTCTTCTTTGCTGGAAGATCATACTGCTTATTTTCTCCCTGCAAAATGAATGGGTAGTAGTCAAATTAATGTAAAAAACAGTCAACAGAAGTACCATACTATCATGTATCGTCTATACTTGTCACGCTGATGAACTGGCACTGCGCCAAACCAGTAGGTAATTTATCAACTTTTCTCATTAAACAAGCAAACATGGGCCGATTTACATTTATCTCATCAAAGGATAAGCTACATAAGCATGTCAAAAGACCATAATGAAATAGGAAAAAACGTGCACTGTACCTTAAAAGGGTCCTCTGACCATGAGatcaaaagctaaaaaaaagcTTAACAATGGCCAATCACCCTAAATACTATGTACTATCTACCATAGGTGCGCAAAATATTTCCCAGAGAAGTAAAATGCCACAGCTTTTTCCAGGTTCAATACAACATACTTATGTAACCTTTAAGTAGATGTTTGCCTTCTGTGTGTCATACAAAAGACAAGTTTGTCATATTGAGAGTAAACATCGTATCAAAGCCGTAGATTTAGTGCTTTCGCCTTCAAATTCACATATGCAGAGTTTGAGCATAAGATTTTGTACTGCTATGAGCTAGTATAAGCAAGATTTCTCTCAGCTTGTGATAGTTGCTTTAAGAGCCAAGGCCAGAAGACAGCCTAAAAACATTCATTGACCAAACTCCTTTTGCATTAAAACTTGTGGCCCAAAATCTCTTTAAGGGGCTCTCAGATGGAGGATGCTTTGGactttttgaaatcaaaatctGGGTTAAATTAGTGTCTATATGAATTTCAGTTTTATGCTAATGACAAAGTTATCAACATCATTTATATGTTTGGGTCAGTCAGGTACAGGTAATATGTGTAATTACCAATTACTAAGAGTGGATAGTGTGTTTATTTCATGGCATCTGTTGTGTTGCTTCAGAAGTATGAGATTTTAGCAAACTTGAGCTTGAGTTCAAGCCGAATGGAAATTTCATGGGCCAAGCTTGAGCTGAGATGGCCTTAAGCTTTAGTTGAGTttgagcttgttcacgagccttaacgagctaaaaatattatatatttgtGCTCACATATAGGTCTAGTGCTGCAAAGACATAAATTAGTTCTTACATTTACAACATCATAGAATACACATACGTAAGTTTATAAATACTAAATGTACAAGTTCATAGATATACAGAGTGTAAAGTTTCCATTGTGTACATATGTAAGTTTCTATGTATAAAAGTAGGATAAGTTTATACATATTCAAGTTTATACAAGTATCTACATATTCAGGTTGCAAGCCAAAAACCATCAGGCTCGGGCTcagctcatttattaaacgagcttAAAATTAAGGTCCAGGTTCTATTTGTTTGATAGACAAACCGAACTCAAACAAGCCTCTACCGAATCGAGCATCGAATTGTTGCCGAATGCTCGCTTAATTTGCAGCCCTATTTAGGATGTGATTTAATAATTATCAAGATCAATTGCCAGCATGCTCTTGTGCTGGCAATGAATCCAGCATGTTATATAAGTTGCCTAACCAATTTATTATCTGGACATTTAGGAAGTAGTGTAAAGAGCAATGTAGGTGCAATCTTGTCAGGCTCGAATCTTTTCGAACTACAATGAGAGGGAAACCATTGACAATCCCTAATAATTATGCACCTAACAACTTCCATTCTTAGAAATTGACTGCTAGTTTCCTAAAAACATATTTAATGAGCTACAAAAAAGGCATTATTCAACTCAAATTCAAACAGCccatctcaacaaaaaaaaaaaactatcaaaaacaaaacaatgaaTAGCATGATCATTGACAACGCAAGTCGATATGGGGAAACTTACAGACTAAACAAGTAGCTTACCAATACCAAAAATTCATGCCAAGTATATAGGGCCAGACCAAACTTTTTAACTTCTTCTCTTTGTTCAGGAGTAACATCGCCAAAGCTCACAATTGCTACATGGTGAAATCATAACACAATTCTTAATAACTGCAAATGCAAATGGACGCAAAATGCTGAATCAAGTGCAACTTACTTTTCAAGTATTTTGTTGTGTTAGGGAA is a window encoding:
- the LOC131317896 gene encoding long chain acyl-CoA synthetase 4-like — translated: MAPLKTSKVSSMSPAKRFVVEVTDSPTTGPVYRSAIATEGPLVQGGDTCWDNFRMSVDKYPNNSMLGQREILNGKAGKYVWLTYKEVYDTVMKLGNSIRSCGVEDGGRCGIYGANCSEWVISMQACNAHRLTCVPLYDTLGANAVEYIINHAEVTIAFAHEKKVPELLKTFPNTTKYLKTIVSFGDVTPEQREEVKKFGLALYTWHEFLVLGENKQYDLPAKKKSDICTIMYTSGTTGDPKGVMITNNSIINVVVGMNRVLQENVNEPFNEKDVYFSYLPLAHIFDRVIEEILIRHGGSIGFWRGDVKLLTEDLGALKPSIFCAVPRVLDMIYTGLKNKISSGSLVKRSLFDIAYRSKLDRMKKGMKHTEAAPNFDKIVFSKVKQALGGNVRLIICGAAPLARHVETFFRVTSCAYVIQGYGLTETCAGSFLATPDVMNMTGTVGSPVPNVEVRLESVFEMGYDALASTPRGEICMKGETVFSGYYKREDLTKEVLVDGWFHTGDVGEWQPDGSMKIIDRKKNIFKLAQGEYVAVEKLESVYGGVPGIDSIWVYGNSFESFLIAVLNPNKAALERWAEENGIPTRDFNSLCENPRAKAYVLGELAKVAREKKLKGFEFIKAVHLDPVPFNMDRDLLTPTFKKKRPQLLKYYQNTINNMYESTGTNLQSMRQPRCQRFFMSSKP